The Thermosinus carboxydivorans Nor1 genomic sequence GCCTTTGGCCATGCGGTCATAAAGTATCGCCGCGAGTTCGTGATATGGGCCAGGGGGGGCGATGCCGACGAGGTCTAGTCCTAGCGAACGGCAAAACTGCTTAAGCTTTTCCTTCATGGCATTCGTCCCCCTTTCGTTGCTGCGACTAAAAACTCGCCAAGATAATCATGCCAATACATTTGGCACCACAAATAATGAAAAATATTTTTAACCACGGAGAACACGCCAGGCGCGATATTCATCGCGCTAAAGATATTAAAGAAAAAATATTCCTCCGTGTCCTCTGTGGTTCCTAATATTCTGGCTTAAAATAGCCGATTTTCAGGGTGGGTTATAAGTAGCCCTGATTGCCTTTAATCTCCTGCCAGATGCGGTGTTTGTCCGGCAGGGGAATAAGGTTGTTGGCCAGGATTTTATCATAGAGATGCTTCGTAATGATACTGCCGTCATCAAGGATGCTGAGGGCTTCCACTAAGTCCTGCAGGGCGTCAAGGTCAATCGTTGGCGTGGTTTCGGCCAATTCCACGCACCTTTGCGCGCAGCCGAGAACGGCCAGTGGCGCTTTTTCGTCGTCGAGCAAAAGATAAAAGGCGTAGGCTTTGGCTGCCCAGTCGTCAAAGGTTAGGGGGGCGGTTTCGGTCGCCCGCCGGATCCACTGGGCCGCTCTGACCTGGTGGCGCCGGTCGGCGGCGTATTCAAAATACATATCGGCGATCCGGACACACAGATTTGGGGTAAGCGGTCCGGCCAGCACTCTCTTTGTCACTTCTTGTTCCAAAACGTGGTCAGCGATGGTCAAGGCACAAAAGAATAGATCTTGGATATAAAGGGGCGGCAGGGGCTCGCTTTTGGCCAAAAGCAGGCGGGCGATGTCGCCGGCCAGTTCTGGCCGAAATTCGATGGCCACGACCAAAAAGTCAGCCAAATCGCGCATTTCGGCGTCCGGCCGCTGATGGAGGCCGGCCTGTGCGTACCAATAACAGGCTTTCTCCCGCTCCTGCCGCTCAAAGCATTTACGCGCCTCGGTAATAAGGCGATAGTACTGGTCGTCTTTTTTTCGGTATCCGTTCACGTTAACCTCCGCAATCTGCTAGAGCCAGGTTGTTGCCAATCTTAAATATATACTAGCACTGCCGGCAGGAATATACAACTACGGGCGCTTTTCAGGAAGGAACTGCGGCTTTGGCAGAGAATGGTATGTACAAGAGAATGGTATACACAATAAAAGTAGTTTATGCATGAAAGGGTGATTGATATGGAACAAAAAATACATGCGCTGGTTAAAGAAAACCATGAATATATTGTCGGGTTGCGGCGCCATTTTCACGCCCATCCCGAAATTGGCGGTCAGGAGTTTGCGACCCAGCAAAAAGTCATGGCTGAACTAAAGGCAATGGGGCTTGAGCCCCGGCCGGCAGCGGGCACTGGCGTTATTGCCGAAATTAAAGGCGGCAAACCAGGTAAGACGGTGGCCATCCGCGCCGACATGGACGCCTTGCCTATTCAGGACGAAGTTGAGCAGCCGTACCGATCGCAAATACCCGGTGTTTGCCATGCCTGCGGCCATGACGGTCATACGGCCATGCTGCTAGGCGTTGCCAAGGTGTTTACCAGGCTGCAAGCAGAACTGCCGGGCAATGTCCGTTTGCTGTTTCAGCCGAGTGAAGAACGGTTCCCCGGCGGGGCGTTGGCTATGATTAAAGACGGCGCCATGGCAGGCGTGGATGCCGTCATTGGCGCCCATCTTTGGCAACCGCTCGACGTCGGCACATTGGGCATTACCTATGGCCCGATGATGGCGTCGCCTGACGAGTTTTCCATTACCATCAAAGGCCGAGGCGGCCATGGTTCGATGCCCCATGAGACGATCGATCCGCTGTATGTGGGCGCGCAAATTGTTCTTGCGCTCAAGACCATTACGGGCAACGACATTAATGCCAACGAACTAGCAGTATTGTCTATTGGCGTCTTTAAGAGCGGCGACGCCTTCAATATCATTCCCGACACGGCGTTGCTAAAGGGGACGGTGCGTACTTTTGCGTCCCATGTGCGGGAAAAAGTTTTCAGCCGCATTGAGCAGGTTTGCCAAGGCATTTGTGCGGCGGCGGGCGCTAGCTTCACACTGGAAAAATATTTCGGCTACCCACCGGTTGTCAACGACCCCGCGGTGGCAAAAGTCGTTGCCACCGTCGGCCGGGAAGTGTTGGGCGGCGATAAAGTGATTGAGCTAAGCCCAGCAATGGTGGGCGAAGACTTCTCCTATTACCAAGAGCAAGCGCCGGGGTGCTTTATGTTCGTCGGTGTTGGCAACAAAGAAAAGGGGATTGTCTATCCCCATCATCACCCCAAATTCGATATTGATGAACGCAGCCTGGGGTACGGGGTAGAGATTATGGTCCGTACGGCCCTCCGGCTGGTGGAGGCCTAACACGATGTCTGGATATGGGTCAAGTACCGTCTTCGTTACCGGGGTAGCCAAACCGGGCAAAGACGACCCGATTGCCAGCATCTATCAGGTGTTTTTTGTAAGCATGGTCGTAGATGCCCGGACCGACCAGATCGTCGATGCAGCCTGCAATACCGCCAGTCCGATGACCGAAGGCTTTATCCGTTCACTGCTCATCGGCCACAACTTGGCTGCGGGAGTGGGCGAAATGACCGATGCCATTCGCCGTCGCTTTTTCGGCCTGGTGCAGAAAGCGCTCATTGTTGCCCTAAAGGATGCTCATAATAAATATATGATGGTGAAAAAACAGCAGTTGCATCTTGGTGGTTGAATTTTCCGGCAGTTATGTTATAATGAAAGTAATAAAATAGTAATAAAATATTGTCTTATTTATTGGTGCATGAACGTCCTTCGTGCCACTGAGATAAGTAAGACCAAGGAACTTGCGAGGCAGGCGCATCTGTTCTTTGGTCTTTTTATTTTTTCATTACCCTGAACCAAAGGAGAGAGGAGAAATGGCGGAAAAACTGAGAATCGCGCAGATGGGGCTAGGTCCGATTGGTAACAAGGTGACGCAGTATTTGGCAGAGCGACCTAGCCTTGAAATTGTCGGGGCTATTGACACCGACCCGGCCAAGGTGGGACAAGACGTCGGCGTATTGGCCGGTCTGGCGCCGCTTGGCGTCACCGTAACGGCTGATATCGATGCGGTGCTGGGGGGCGGCAGGGCCGATGTTGTCGTGCTGACGACTGCGTCCAGCCTGGCGAAAGTTCACGATCAGCTTCTCCGGATCTTGCCTTACGGCGTGAGTGTTGTTTCTTCCTGCGAGGAACTTAGTTATCCCTGGCAAACCCAGCCTGAACTGGCGGCCAGCATTGACCGGGCCGCTAAAAAGAGCAATGCGGCGGTACTCGCGACCGGCGTCAATCCCGGATTTCTCATGGATTTTTTGCCGGCGGCCATGACCGGCGTATGCCGCAAGGTGCGCAAGGTAACGGTCGAGCGCATTCAGGACGCCACGTTCCGGCGCATTCCGTTCCAAAAGAAAATCGGCGCCGGGCTTACGGTAGAAGAGTTTTATAAGAAGGTGGAGGAAGGCACCCTGCGGCATGTGGGCCTAACCGAGTCGATGCACTTGATTGCTGCCCGTTTAGGCTGGCAGCTTGATAAAACCGAAGATATTATCACGCCCATTATCGCCGAGCGGCGGGTAACAACCGACAGTATGGTCATTGAGCCCGGCAATGTTCTCGGCGTGCAGCAGTTAGGCCGCGGCGTCATGGGCGGGGAAGAGGTCATTTCCCTTATCTTCCGCGCCGCGATCGGTGAGCCCGGTGCGCGCGACCGTATTGTCATTGACGGCGAGCCGGCGATTGATAGTTGCATCAATGGCGGCGTTAATGGCGACGTAGCCACCTGCGCCATTCTTGTCAACGCCATTCCGGTGGTCGCCAAAGCCCGGCCGGGCCTCAGAACAATGGCCGATATCGAGCCGATTACTTGCTGGTAAGTATATAGCTTGTTAAAAATCCTTGCTTTTTGTATAGAGCAAGGATTTTTTTATTTTTGAAAAAAGAATTTGGAATTAAAAATTTTTAAAAATAGCAGCAGGAAAAAACAAAAAAATATCAAAATTATAATATCAGCATATCAATTTAGTTGGTTTATGGAATTTTACGAACGCCATCCGATTATATCGGATTAACTTAGAGGTGAACAAGTGAAAGCCATCTATCTTGACTGTTTCTCCGGCATTAGTGGTAACATGATGATTGGCGCCCTGCTTGATGCCGGATTACCAATCGAGCATTTGCAGACAGAGTTAGCAAAATTAGATATTTCTGGCTATAAGCTAATTAATAAAGATATAGTCAAGAAGGGTATAAGGGCTCGATACTTCAATGTGGAATTTCGTCAATGGTTTCAACCTTCGCGTAATTTTGGCGATATTCAGAAAATCATTAAAAAAAGTAGCTTAGCTACATCGATAAAGGAACAGGCAGAGGCGATTTTTGCTCGTTTAGCTGAGGCTGAAGCCAAAGTTCATGGCACTTCGGTTGATAAGGTGCATTTCCACGAAGTGGGAGCAATAGATTCGATAATTGATGTTGTAGGCACAGTTATTGGTCTTGAATATCTTGGAATTAAACATGTGTTTGCTTCGGCATTACATGTTGGTTCTGGCTATGTAAAGTGCGATCATGGATTAATGCCTGTCCCAGCACCTGCCACCGCTGAACTTCTCCAAGGAATTCCGTTTTATAGTGATAAAATCAAAGGCGAATTGGTCACGCCTACTGGAGCGGCTTTAGTTGCTAGCTTAGTCCAGGAATTTGGTACGTTGCCAGTATATATGAAAACAGAGCGTGTTGCGTATGGCGCGGGGAGCATGGATCTCGATATTCCCAACGTGCTGCGTGTCTATGTTGGTACAGTCCAGATGCTAGCGCAAGGGCAAAAGGCAAAGTTAGTGGAGACAAATATAGATGATCTTAACCCGCAGCTTTATGGCTATGTCATGGAGCGGTTGTTTGCCGTTGGGGCCTACGATGTATACCTTACGCCCGTAAACATGAAGAAGAACCGGCCAGGGACTAAGCTAACAGTGATAACAGCGGCTGATAAGTTGAATGAAATTATTCGCATAATTTTAACAGAAACTAGCACCCTGGGAGTTCGTGTTTTTGAGTGTGATTCATTTCATGTTGCACGGGAAATAGTTAAAGTTGATACGCCCTGGGGAGAGGTGCGCGTAAAAATCGGCAAAATGGATGAGCAAATAATTAATGTAGCTCCCGAATATGAGGATTGCCGTATGATTGCCGAAAAGCATAATATCCCTCTAAAAGCTATTCATGCTTATGTGTTAGGAAGATGCAAAATGTTCACCGACGAGTTGTTATAGGGGATATCTAAAATACTGCTAAGACTGGTTTGTTTTTTGATAATTCAAAGAGGTGATGTAATGCTGTCAGAAAGTAACTCTGGTCGCCAGATTCAATCTGTGGCTAGAGCGGTTAAAATACTTGAACATCTAGCTGCGTCCGGTAATGAAGACAGTCTTAGTAATATTAGCCGTGCCATCGGTCTTAGTAAAAGCACTACGCATAGTCTAATTTCTACACTGGAACAACTGGGGTATGTGCACCAAGATCAGTCGACAGGCCGATATTCTTTAGGGATGAAGCTTTTTGAATTAGGACAAGTCGTTTATTCGAGTATGGATATTCGAAGACTTACAATTCCTCATCTCCGGAAGCTTGTGGAAAAATATGGCGAAACGGCGCATATAGCCGTATTATCCAAAGGAGAAGTAATATATATTGACAAAGTGGATAGTCCACATTCAATTCGTATTGCATCACAAATTGGTGGGCGTAACCCGGCTTATTGTACTGGCGTAGGTAAAGTGTTGCTTGCCTGGCTAAGCGATACTGAGCTTGAAAAAGTGATGGCCGGACGGGTTTTGCATAAATTTACTTCCAATACCATTACCAGTTATGAACAATTAAAACAACATTTGCTTGAAATTCGCCAGTGTGGCTATGCCTTAGATAAAGAAGAATTTGAAATTGGTCTCACTTGCGTAGCGGCGCCAATTAAAAATCACCGGGGACTGGTTATTGCTGCTTTTAGTATTTCGGGGCCGACGATGCGGATGAACGAAAAATTAAATATGATTATTCGCGATGTGGTAGAAATGTCCCGCACTATTTCGGCTGAATTTGGTTGCAAAGAATAAAAAAAGTTTAAACATATTACCATATGATTGCTAAAACATAAAATATGAACACTGTCCGATAATATAGGACAATAGGGGAGGTGTATATAAATTATTGCTTCTTAATTTTATTGATTTTTACCAAGATGAAAGGTAGAAAAGGAGGTTTAAAGTGTGAAACTTGTATCCCTGAAACCTGTTGTGGACAAGGACAAATGTATTGGCTGCGGCGTTTGTTCCAAAGTTTGCCCTGCTGAAACAATTACGATTAAAGAGCGCAAAGCAGAAATTGACCTTAATAATTGTCGTGGTTGCGGCGCATGCAATCAACGGTGTCCCGTTTATGCGATTACCATGGAAAAACTGGAAAAACCGTACACGGTGAAGGTGGATATTACCGATCTTGATTATAACGAGATTTCTGCTCTGTGTACCAAAGCTAAACTTAATCCAGAGCAAATTATTTGTTACTGTACGGCAACCAGGGCGGAGGAAGTAGCCGGCGCTATCCTCAAAGGGGCTAAGACACCGGAGGAGATTTCCCGCCAGACCGGCATCCGCATGGGTTGCAAAGTGGAATGCATTCAGCCAGTACTTCGACTGCTCAAGGCAGCCGGCATTACGCCTGAGCGCCCGTCCGGCTACCAGTGGTATGGTCTTACGCCAACCGTTTGGGATATTCCGGAAGAAGTTAAAGCCAAGTACAATAGTCGCGGCTTCTACTTCGATGAAGATATAAAACTTTTGGACAAAGTCGTTGAAGCTAAACCGAGCGGGAGGGATTCCGAATGATGCGTAAACCAATTACTCCCATGGCTCCGCGGGCCTCGCAGTATGGCATTGCCCCGGAACTCGTGAAAAAGCGGATGGCCGAATACCCGGAAATGACGTCCCTGCTGATTAAAGACCTCTTTGAAGATACGCCGGACGTCATCTACCCCAGTGAGAATGGCATAGCCGCTATTCGCCAAGCGGCGGAAGCTGCGCTCCGTAAGGTCGATATGTCCATGATTAAACCAGGGGATTCGGTAAATGTGCTCGCCTCCCACCACGGTTTTACTCTTCTTGGCGGTGAGCCTTATGCTGAACTGCTCCGGGCGGTGCGCGATATTATTGCTGAACGAACCGGTGCATCGGATATCCGGTTGCGGGCGGGCGTAGGTCTACGGTTCCGTGAGACGGAAGAGTATATTAAGCGGTATGGGCTTGACGAGCATTATAAAGGTAAGGCGCGTGGCATAGCTCCTATTGATGAAGGGGTGGCCATTCAGACTGAAATTGGCACCTTATATGGTATCAAAGCCGTTTATGATGCCGACTGGATTGTCCATGTGCATAACAGTGATGTGCGGGAAGTGCATTTCCACCGTCAGGTCGACCGGGCGGTTAAACCTTTTGGTATGTCCTA encodes the following:
- a CDS encoding DUF3870 domain-containing protein, whose translation is MSGYGSSTVFVTGVAKPGKDDPIASIYQVFFVSMVVDARTDQIVDAACNTASPMTEGFIRSLLIGHNLAAGVGEMTDAIRRRFFGLVQKALIVALKDAHNKYMMVKKQQLHLGG
- a CDS encoding IclR family transcriptional regulator is translated as MLSESNSGRQIQSVARAVKILEHLAASGNEDSLSNISRAIGLSKSTTHSLISTLEQLGYVHQDQSTGRYSLGMKLFELGQVVYSSMDIRRLTIPHLRKLVEKYGETAHIAVLSKGEVIYIDKVDSPHSIRIASQIGGRNPAYCTGVGKVLLAWLSDTELEKVMAGRVLHKFTSNTITSYEQLKQHLLEIRQCGYALDKEEFEIGLTCVAAPIKNHRGLVIAAFSISGPTMRMNEKLNMIIRDVVEMSRTISAEFGCKE
- a CDS encoding NAD(P)H-dependent amine dehydrogenase family protein — its product is MAEKLRIAQMGLGPIGNKVTQYLAERPSLEIVGAIDTDPAKVGQDVGVLAGLAPLGVTVTADIDAVLGGGRADVVVLTTASSLAKVHDQLLRILPYGVSVVSSCEELSYPWQTQPELAASIDRAAKKSNAAVLATGVNPGFLMDFLPAAMTGVCRKVRKVTVERIQDATFRRIPFQKKIGAGLTVEEFYKKVEEGTLRHVGLTESMHLIAARLGWQLDKTEDIITPIIAERRVTTDSMVIEPGNVLGVQQLGRGVMGGEEVISLIFRAAIGEPGARDRIVIDGEPAIDSCINGGVNGDVATCAILVNAIPVVAKARPGLRTMADIEPITCW
- the larC gene encoding nickel pincer cofactor biosynthesis protein LarC — translated: MKAIYLDCFSGISGNMMIGALLDAGLPIEHLQTELAKLDISGYKLINKDIVKKGIRARYFNVEFRQWFQPSRNFGDIQKIIKKSSLATSIKEQAEAIFARLAEAEAKVHGTSVDKVHFHEVGAIDSIIDVVGTVIGLEYLGIKHVFASALHVGSGYVKCDHGLMPVPAPATAELLQGIPFYSDKIKGELVTPTGAALVASLVQEFGTLPVYMKTERVAYGAGSMDLDIPNVLRVYVGTVQMLAQGQKAKLVETNIDDLNPQLYGYVMERLFAVGAYDVYLTPVNMKKNRPGTKLTVITAADKLNEIIRIILTETSTLGVRVFECDSFHVAREIVKVDTPWGEVRVKIGKMDEQIINVAPEYEDCRMIAEKHNIPLKAIHAYVLGRCKMFTDELL
- a CDS encoding 4Fe-4S binding protein, which codes for MKLVSLKPVVDKDKCIGCGVCSKVCPAETITIKERKAEIDLNNCRGCGACNQRCPVYAITMEKLEKPYTVKVDITDLDYNEISALCTKAKLNPEQIICYCTATRAEEVAGAILKGAKTPEEISRQTGIRMGCKVECIQPVLRLLKAAGITPERPSGYQWYGLTPTVWDIPEEVKAKYNSRGFYFDEDIKLLDKVVEAKPSGRDSE
- a CDS encoding M20 metallopeptidase family protein, with the protein product MEQKIHALVKENHEYIVGLRRHFHAHPEIGGQEFATQQKVMAELKAMGLEPRPAAGTGVIAEIKGGKPGKTVAIRADMDALPIQDEVEQPYRSQIPGVCHACGHDGHTAMLLGVAKVFTRLQAELPGNVRLLFQPSEERFPGGALAMIKDGAMAGVDAVIGAHLWQPLDVGTLGITYGPMMASPDEFSITIKGRGGHGSMPHETIDPLYVGAQIVLALKTITGNDINANELAVLSIGVFKSGDAFNIIPDTALLKGTVRTFASHVREKVFSRIEQVCQGICAAAGASFTLEKYFGYPPVVNDPAVAKVVATVGREVLGGDKVIELSPAMVGEDFSYYQEQAPGCFMFVGVGNKEKGIVYPHHHPKFDIDERSLGYGVEIMVRTALRLVEA